In the Oncorhynchus nerka isolate Pitt River linkage group LG2, Oner_Uvic_2.0, whole genome shotgun sequence genome, one interval contains:
- the cntn2 gene encoding contactin-2 — protein sequence MGLLLFLLSLSSLALSYAVGGDVCITGHDSGPVFEEQPSSVVYPEGLSEGKVTLNCQARASPAATYSWRVNGTDVPVGDPRYTLVAGNLVISGPQFGRDGGSYQCLAINRCGTILSRAANLKFGYLHDFPGEGRSPQTAYEGAGAFLACQPPAHYPALSYRWFVSEFPSFMKPDGGRWFVSQVTGNLYLAKAEPNDTASYFCFTTINMDISTKSTFSKANQLTVQPDANARKSAPAITVGFPAETYALTGHTTQLECFAYGNPVPKLRWRKVDGLLPSKAGASAEGPILTLPEMTFHEEGVYECEAYNSEGRDTQQGRITVQAQPEWLQVMSDSEVEISSELHWTCVAAGKPRPSIRWLRNGQPLSTQDRVEVNGGRLKVINLALEDSGMYQCVAENKHGTIYSNAELRVQVQVPDFRSNPVRRLVPAARGGQVMMECRPRAAPKPTLFWSRGTELLTNSSRVTVTPDGMLRIHNISRADEGKYTCFAENYLGKANSTGHLSVRDATKITLAPSNADINQGENVTLQCHASHDPTMDLTFTWALNGALLDLEDPAGPYHRVEGKETVGDLLIVSGHLSQAGTYSCTAQTVVDSASASAKLVVRGPPGPPGGLVVKNVAATSVELRWSRGYDNHSPIGKYVIMGHSPLSPGWKRMRTDPSNIEGNAESIRVVGLLPWMDYEFQVIASNILGSGEPSMSSHTIRTQQAAPTVAPSGLGGGGGDRNELIITWTPMAREYQNGDGFGYILAFRKQNSPTWVVERVSNVESSRYVYSNQSLSPYCLFEVKIKAYNRKGEGPFSQIAVVHSAEEEPTVAPSRINATALTAFEMQVLWDPIQHLSTNGILQGYEIRYWRQHEREASADRVRTAGLETTARVVGLRPSTRYHVTVMAYNSAGTGPASPRTTVTTKRPPPNRPPGNVSWKTDGSWVTVRWDHVKTLDNESAVLGYKVLYKHEGQSALKVLDKGKTSVTLPLPKDNGYVVLEIRSWGEGGDGAAQETIVSRDSGTGMMVQNQAGSPWSNHAPLLLTATLSITLIGLLDL from the exons GCGGGGACGTGTGCATAACGGGTCATGACAGTGGACCAGTGTTTGAAGAGCAGCCTAGCAGTGTGGTCTACCCAGAGGGACTCAGTGAGGGCAAAGTCACTCTCAACTGCCAGGCTAGAGCCAGTCCTGCTGCTACGTACAG CTGGCGCGTCAATGGTACAGACGTCCCTGTAGGTGACCCCCGGTACACACTGGTAGCCGGTAACCTGGTGATCAGTGGTCCCCAGTTCGGCCGTGATGGAGGCTCCTACCAGTGTCTGGCCATCAACCGCTGTGGCACCATACTCAGCCGGGCCGCCAACCTCAAATTCGGTT ACCTCCATGACTTCCCTGGGGAAGGGAGGAGCCCACAGACGGCTTACGAGGGAGCAGGTGCCTTCCTAGCCTGCCAGCCCCCCGCCCACTAcccag CTCTTTCCTACCGCTGGTTCGTTAGCGAGTTTCCTAGCTTCATGAAGCCTGACGGAGGTCGGTGGTTCGTTTCCCAGGTAACGGGCAACTTGTACCTGGCCAAGGCGGAGCCTAACGATACAGCAAGTTACTTCTGCTTCACCACCATCAACATGGACATTAGCACCAAGAGTACCTTCAGCAAGGCTAACCAGCTCACCGTGCAGCCAGATG CCAACGCCAGGAAGTCAGCTCCTGCTATCACAGTGGGTTTCCCAGCAGAGACGTACGCCCTGACAGGGCACACCACCCAGCTGGAATGCTTCGCCTACGGAAA TCCTGTCCCAAAACTCCGTTGGAGGAAGGTGGATGGTCTGTTGCCGTCTAAGGCCGGGGCTAGTGCAGAGGGACCCATCCTCACACTGCCTGAGATGACTTTCCATGAAGAGGGGGTGTATGAGTGTGAGGCCTACAACTCTGAGGGCCGTGACACACAACAAGGACGCATCACTGTGCAAG CACAGCCAGAGTGGCTGCAAGTGATGAGTGACTCTGAGGTGGAGATCAGCTCTGAGCTGCACTGGACTTGTGTTGCAGCAGGCAAACCAAGACCCTCCATACGCTGGCTACGCAATGGACAGCCCCTCAGCACAcag gACCGGGTGGAGGTCAATGGGGGTCGTCTGAAGGTCATCAACCTGGCCCTGGAGGATTCTGGGATGTATCAGTGTGTGGCTGAGAACAAACACGGCACCATTTACTCCAACGCCGAGCTGAGGGTGCAAG TCCAAGTCCCAGACTTCCGCTCCAACCCGGTGAGGAGGCTTGTCCCAGCAGCCCGAGGGGGGCAGGTGATGATGGAGTGTCGGCCGCGAGCCGCCCCCAAACCCACCCTGTTCTGGAGCCGCGGTACTGAGCTCCTTACCAACAGcagcag GGTGACAGTGACTCCAGACGGGATGCTGCGGATCCACAACATCAGCAGGGCCGATGAGGGGAAGTATACCTGCTTTGCTGAGAACTACCTGGGCAAGGCCAACAGCACTGGACACCTGTCTGTTAgag atGCTACTAAGATCACCTTGGCTCCCTCTAACGCTGACATCAACCAGGGGGAGAACGTCACGCTGCAGTGTCACGCTTCACATGACCCCACCATGGACCTCACCTTCACCTGGGCTCTCAACGGAGCTCTGCTGGACCTGGAGGACCCCGCCGGACCGTACCATCGCGTGGAGGGG aAGGAGACCGTAGGTGACCTGTTGATAGTGAGTGGTCATCTGAGTCAGGCAGGTACATACAGCTGTACAGCTCAGACTGTGGTGGACAGCGCCTCAGCCTCCGCTAAACTGGTGGTCAGAG GTCCCCCGGGACCTCCAGGTGGTTTGGTGGTGAAGAACGTTGCCGCGACGTCGGTGGAGTTGCGTTGGAGTCGTGGCTATGACAACCACAGCCCCATCGGGAAGTATGTTATCATGGGTCATTCTCCACTGTCTCCTGGTTGGAAGAGGATGAGGACAG ACCCATCTAATATTGAAGGCAATGCTGAGTCGATTCGTGTGGTTGGCCTGTTGCCATGGATGGACTATGAATTCCAGGTCATTGCCAGTAACATCCTGGGCAGTGGAGAGCCTAGTATGTCCTCTCACACTATACGCACCCAGCAAGCAGCTCCCACAGTGGCCCCTAGTGGactaggtggaggaggaggagaccgcAACGAACTCATCATCACCTGGACg CCCATGGCCAGAGAGTACCAGAACGGAGATGGCTTCGGCTACATCCTGGCATTCCGGAAGCAAAACTCTCCAACGTGGGTGGTGGAGCGTGTTTCCAACGTGGAGTCGTCTCGCTACGTTTATTCCAACCAGAGCCTGTCTCCCTATTGCCTCTTTGAGGTGAAGATCAAAGCCTACAACCGTAAAGGAGAGGGTCCCTTCAGCCAGATCGCTGTGGTGCACTCTGCAGAAGAGG AGCCCACGGTGGCGCCCTCGAGGATCAATGCCACGGCTCTGACAGCATTCGAGATGCAGGTGTTGTGGGACCCCATCCAACATCTCAGCACCAACGGTATCCTCCAAGGATATGAG atCCGGTACTGGCGTCAGCATGAGCGGGAGGCATCTGCAGACCGTGTGCGAACAGCTGGGCTTGAGACCACAGCTCGCGTGGTGGGATTGAGACCCAGCACCCGGTACCATGTTACCGTAATGGCCTACAACAGCGCTGGCACAGGACCAGCCTCGCCCAGAACCACTGTTACTACCAAGAGACCAC CTCCTAATCGTCCCCCTGGCAACGTGTCCTGGAAGACTGATGGCTCATGGGTAACTGTTAGGTGGGATCATGTCAAGACCCTAGACAATGAATCAGCCGTACTGGGTTACAAG GTCCTGTACAAGCACGAGGGCCAGTCTGCTCTGAAGGTTCTGGACAAGGGGAAGACGTCTGTGACCCTGCCCCTACCCAAAGACAATGGCTACGTGGTCCTGGAGATACGCTCTTGGGGGGAGGGGGGCGACGGAGCCGCACAAGAGACCATCGTCTCCCGAGACTCAG GAACTGGAATGATGGTGCAGAACCAGGCGGGATCCCCATGGTCCAATCATGCTCCTCTCCTGCTCACAGCcacactctccatcactctcattgGCTTACTGGACCTGTGA